The Pseudomonas asiatica genome has a segment encoding these proteins:
- the mazG gene encoding nucleoside triphosphate pyrophosphohydrolase: MTYTLEDLLHLMARLRDPQYGCPWDLKQNYASIVPHTIEEAYEVADTIERGDFEHLQGELGDLLFQVVYYSQLAREEGRFEFDGVVDSITRKLIRRHPHVFPTGELYAPVDTPSLSEAQVKSRWEEIKAEERAEKSQPEQLSLLDDVPAALPALSRAAKLQKRAATVGFDWPAALPVLDKVREELDEVLQAMADGDADALEDEIGDLLFAAVNLARHLKHDPEHALRRANRKFERRFRFIEQALRDSGRPIEDCNLDELDALWGEAKRQEKNLPSCS, translated from the coding sequence ATGACCTACACCCTCGAAGACCTGCTGCACCTCATGGCCCGCCTGCGCGACCCGCAGTACGGCTGCCCGTGGGACCTGAAGCAGAACTACGCGAGCATCGTCCCGCACACCATCGAAGAGGCCTACGAGGTTGCCGACACCATCGAGCGTGGCGACTTCGAACACCTGCAAGGTGAGCTGGGCGACTTGCTGTTCCAGGTGGTCTACTACAGCCAGCTGGCCCGCGAGGAAGGGCGTTTCGAGTTCGACGGCGTGGTCGACAGCATCACCCGCAAGCTCATTCGCCGTCACCCGCATGTATTCCCCACCGGCGAGCTGTACGCGCCGGTGGACACCCCCAGCCTGAGCGAGGCCCAGGTCAAGTCACGCTGGGAAGAAATCAAGGCTGAAGAGCGGGCGGAAAAGAGCCAGCCCGAACAGCTGTCGCTGCTCGACGACGTACCAGCGGCATTGCCGGCATTGTCGCGGGCAGCCAAACTGCAAAAGCGCGCGGCCACGGTCGGTTTCGACTGGCCTGCGGCATTGCCGGTGTTGGACAAGGTCCGCGAAGAGCTGGATGAAGTGCTGCAGGCCATGGCCGACGGCGATGCCGATGCGCTCGAGGATGAAATCGGCGACCTGCTGTTTGCCGCCGTCAACCTGGCCCGCCACCTCAAGCATGACCCGGAACACGCCCTGCGCCGTGCCAATCGCAAGTTCGAGCGGCGTTTCCGCTTCATCGAACAGGCATTGCGCGACAGTGGCCGACCCATCGAAGATTGTAACCTTGACGAACTGGATGCCCTTTGGGGTGAAGCCAAACGTCAGGAAAAGAACCTGCCCAGCTGCAGCTGA
- a CDS encoding DUF2058 domain-containing protein — MSLSLRDQLLKAGLVNQKQVSQANKAEKKQKRLEHKGQVEVDDSQQRLAKEAMAEKAKRDQELNRQQQEKAEQKARAAQIKQLIEATRLPKLSTEDYYNFVDDKKVKRIAVNALMRTKLSNGALAVVSFAGGYEVIPREAAVKIQERDPNRILLLNTHVEEADEDDPYAAYKIPDDLMW, encoded by the coding sequence ATGAGCCTTTCCCTTCGCGACCAACTGCTCAAAGCCGGTCTGGTCAACCAGAAACAGGTTTCCCAGGCCAACAAGGCCGAGAAGAAACAGAAACGCCTGGAGCACAAAGGCCAGGTCGAGGTGGACGACAGCCAGCAGCGCTTGGCCAAGGAAGCCATGGCCGAGAAAGCCAAGCGTGACCAGGAGCTGAACCGCCAGCAGCAGGAAAAAGCCGAGCAGAAGGCCCGCGCCGCGCAGATCAAGCAGTTGATCGAAGCGACTCGCCTGCCGAAGCTGAGCACCGAGGACTACTACAACTTCGTCGACGACAAGAAGGTCAAGCGCATTGCCGTCAATGCCTTGATGCGGACCAAGCTGAGCAATGGCGCGCTGGCCGTGGTGTCGTTTGCCGGCGGTTACGAGGTGATCCCTCGGGAGGCGGCGGTGAAGATCCAGGAGCGCGACCCCAACCGTATCCTGTTGCTGAATACCCATGTCGAGGAAGCGGACGAGGACGACCCGTACGCGGCCTACAAGATCCCTGATGATCTGATGTGGTAA
- a CDS encoding IS110 family transposase, whose translation MELCTTICVDLAKQVFQLAGEDATGRVIYEDRIKSRQAFHDFLLRLPATVTVLMECGPGAQAWARLLQAKGNAVRILPAQRVAEHRSGAKNDRNDTHAILRAGRDTSIASISIKSTTALAIQALHRIRRGNIKRHTALGNQIRGLLLEHGVSMPQGDAAIGKHVPRSLEDASLPLPDLLRELLDELLTDWLSLGERIAGLSRRLEATAREDKVAQRLVTIRGVGPIIATAIVAKQTEPSRFASGRMYSAFFGIVPDQHSSGNKVRLGRMSKRGDGYIRSLMIQGAHAVLSQLRPDSDQPDDRRLLRWLSRLGRKEAAIRLANRNLRIIWALLQNDQVYQHKPNSNPEAAMSL comes from the coding sequence GTGGAGCTTTGCACAACCATCTGTGTAGACCTGGCCAAGCAGGTCTTTCAGTTAGCAGGCGAGGATGCTACCGGTCGGGTGATCTACGAAGATCGCATCAAATCCCGTCAGGCCTTTCATGATTTCCTGCTCAGGTTGCCAGCGACAGTGACCGTCTTGATGGAGTGCGGCCCAGGTGCACAAGCCTGGGCAAGGCTGCTGCAGGCCAAAGGTAATGCGGTTCGCATCCTGCCTGCGCAACGAGTCGCCGAACACCGCAGCGGCGCGAAGAACGACCGTAACGACACCCATGCCATTTTGCGCGCCGGTCGCGATACCAGTATTGCCTCGATATCGATCAAGAGCACCACAGCACTGGCTATTCAAGCACTGCACCGTATCCGCCGCGGCAACATCAAGCGGCATACCGCGCTGGGTAACCAGATACGTGGTTTGCTGCTTGAGCATGGCGTATCCATGCCACAGGGCGACGCTGCGATTGGTAAGCATGTGCCGCGGTCTCTTGAGGATGCCTCTTTACCTTTGCCCGACCTATTGCGTGAGTTGCTCGATGAGCTGTTGACGGACTGGCTGTCTCTGGGTGAACGCATTGCGGGGCTCAGTAGACGGCTCGAAGCGACAGCCCGGGAGGATAAAGTCGCACAGCGACTGGTCACCATTCGTGGCGTAGGCCCTATCATCGCCACGGCGATCGTGGCGAAACAGACCGAGCCCAGCCGCTTCGCCAGTGGCCGAATGTATTCCGCCTTCTTCGGTATCGTGCCCGATCAGCACAGCAGTGGAAACAAAGTCAGATTGGGCAGGATGAGCAAGCGAGGTGACGGCTACATACGTAGCCTGATGATCCAGGGCGCACATGCTGTCTTGAGTCAGCTAAGGCCTGATTCCGATCAGCCAGACGATCGCCGCCTCTTGCGCTGGCTATCCCGCCTTGGGCGCAAGGAAGCGGCGATCAGACTGGCTAATCGAAATCTGCGCATTATCTGGGCCCTGTTACAGAACGACCAGGTCTATCAACACAAACCGAACAGCAACCCGGAGGCTGCCATGAGCCTCTGA
- a CDS encoding DUF3108 domain-containing protein, with translation MRRALLLALAVLALPLQAADLKPFSASYTADWKQLPMSGTAERSLVKNANGTWDLNFKASMMIASLTEQSTLRLDNDTLLPQKYHFERGGLGKAKKVDLTFDWNSKKVTGSDRGDAISLPLNRGVLDKSSYQLALQHDVAAGKKSMTYQVVDGDEIDTYDFRVLGTEKVTTKTGQVDAVKVERVRDPSQSKRITELWFAKNWDYLLVQLRQVETDGKEYVIVLQDGTVDGKPVKGN, from the coding sequence ATGCGTCGCGCCCTGCTCTTGGCTCTCGCCGTGCTCGCCCTGCCCCTCCAGGCAGCTGATCTGAAGCCTTTCTCGGCCAGCTACACCGCAGACTGGAAGCAACTGCCCATGAGCGGCACCGCCGAGCGCAGCCTGGTCAAGAATGCCAACGGTACCTGGGACCTTAACTTCAAGGCTTCCATGATGATCGCCAGCCTGACCGAGCAAAGCACCCTGCGCCTGGACAACGACACGCTGCTGCCGCAGAAGTATCACTTCGAGCGTGGCGGCCTGGGCAAGGCCAAGAAGGTCGACCTGACCTTCGACTGGAACAGCAAGAAGGTCACCGGCAGCGACCGTGGCGATGCCATCAGCCTGCCGCTGAACCGTGGCGTGCTGGACAAGTCGTCCTACCAACTGGCCCTGCAGCATGACGTGGCCGCCGGCAAGAAGAGCATGACCTACCAGGTGGTCGACGGTGACGAGATCGACACCTACGACTTCCGCGTGCTGGGCACCGAAAAGGTCACTACCAAGACCGGCCAGGTCGATGCGGTGAAGGTCGAGCGCGTGCGCGACCCAAGCCAGAGCAAGCGCATCACCGAGCTTTGGTTCGCCAAGAACTGGGACTACCTGCTGGTGCAACTGCGCCAGGTCGAGACCGATGGCAAGGAATACGTGATCGTGCTGCAGGATGGCACGGTCGATGGCAAGCCGGTGAAGGGCAACTGA
- the purN gene encoding phosphoribosylglycinamide formyltransferase has translation MPSKTCNVVVLLSGSGSNLQALIDSCQGQDSPVRIRAVVSNRADAYGLQRAAAAGIDSVVLEHTQFDGREAFDAALMARIDAFAPDLVVLAGFMRILSGDFVRHYQGRLLNIHPSLLPKYKGLHTHRRALEAGDAEHGCSVHFVTEELDGGPLVVQAVVPVASDDTVESLAQRVHRQEHLIYPLAVRWFAEGRLRLGELGALLDGQPLAASGHLIRS, from the coding sequence ATGCCAAGCAAGACCTGCAATGTAGTGGTACTGCTGTCGGGCTCCGGCAGCAACCTGCAAGCCCTGATCGACAGCTGCCAAGGCCAGGACAGCCCGGTGCGCATCCGTGCGGTGGTTTCCAACCGCGCCGATGCCTACGGCCTGCAACGCGCCGCGGCGGCCGGCATCGACAGCGTCGTGCTCGAGCACACCCAGTTCGACGGCCGTGAAGCCTTCGATGCCGCGCTGATGGCGCGCATCGACGCTTTCGCCCCGGACCTGGTGGTGCTGGCCGGTTTCATGCGCATCCTCAGTGGCGACTTCGTGCGCCACTACCAGGGCCGCCTGCTCAACATCCACCCGTCGCTGCTGCCCAAGTACAAGGGCCTGCATACCCACCGCCGGGCGCTGGAGGCAGGCGACGCCGAGCATGGCTGCAGCGTACACTTCGTGACTGAGGAACTCGATGGCGGCCCACTGGTCGTACAGGCTGTGGTACCGGTGGCGTCTGACGACACCGTCGAAAGCCTGGCCCAGCGGGTACACCGCCAGGAACACCTGATCTACCCGCTGGCGGTGCGCTGGTTCGCCGAAGGGCGCTTGCGCCTTGGCGAACTGGGTGCATTACTGGATGGCCAGCCCCTGGCGGCCAGCGGTCACTTGATTCGATCCTAG
- the purM gene encoding phosphoribosylformylglycinamidine cyclo-ligase — MSKQPSLSYKDAGVDIDAGEALVERIKGVAKRTARPEVMGGLGGFGALCEIPAGYKQPVLVSGTDGVGTKLRLALNLNKHDSIGQDLVAMCVNDLVVCGAEPLFFLDYYATGKLNVDVAATVVTGIGAGCELAGCSLVGGETAEMPGMYEGEDYDLAGFCVGVVEKAEIIDGSKVATGDALIALPSSGPHSNGYSLIRKILEVSATDIENTQLDGKPLTDLLMAPTRIYVKPLLQLIKNTGAVKAMAHITGGGLLDNIPRVLPANAQAVIDVASWQRPAVFDFLQEKGNVDEHEMHRVLNCGVGMVICVAQDQVEAALNELRAAGEQPWVIGHIAEAAEGAAQVELQNLKAH, encoded by the coding sequence ATGAGCAAGCAACCCTCCCTGAGCTACAAGGACGCCGGTGTAGACATCGACGCCGGCGAAGCACTGGTCGAACGCATCAAGGGCGTGGCAAAACGCACCGCACGCCCTGAAGTCATGGGTGGCCTGGGCGGCTTCGGCGCCCTCTGCGAGATCCCGGCCGGCTACAAGCAGCCGGTGCTGGTCTCCGGCACCGACGGCGTCGGCACCAAGCTGCGCCTGGCACTGAACCTGAACAAGCACGACAGCATCGGCCAGGACCTGGTCGCCATGTGCGTCAACGACCTGGTAGTGTGCGGCGCCGAGCCGCTGTTCTTCCTCGACTACTATGCCACCGGCAAACTTAACGTCGACGTAGCCGCCACCGTGGTCACCGGCATCGGTGCCGGTTGCGAACTGGCCGGCTGCTCGCTGGTCGGTGGTGAAACCGCCGAAATGCCTGGCATGTACGAAGGCGAAGACTACGACCTGGCCGGCTTCTGCGTCGGCGTGGTGGAAAAGGCCGAGATCATCGACGGCTCCAAGGTTGCCACCGGCGACGCACTGATCGCCCTGCCGTCCTCGGGCCCGCACTCCAACGGCTACTCGCTGATCCGCAAGATCCTCGAAGTGTCCGCCACCGACATCGAGAACACCCAGCTCGACGGCAAGCCACTGACCGACCTGCTGATGGCGCCGACCCGCATCTACGTCAAGCCGCTGCTGCAACTGATCAAGAACACCGGCGCGGTCAAGGCCATGGCCCACATCACCGGTGGTGGCCTGCTGGACAACATCCCGCGCGTACTGCCGGCCAACGCCCAGGCGGTCATCGACGTGGCCAGCTGGCAGCGCCCGGCGGTGTTCGATTTCCTGCAGGAAAAAGGCAACGTCGACGAGCATGAAATGCACCGCGTGCTGAACTGCGGCGTCGGCATGGTCATCTGCGTGGCCCAGGATCAGGTAGAAGCTGCCCTGAACGAACTGCGCGCCGCTGGCGAGCAGCCATGGGTGATCGGCCACATCGCCGAAGCCGCCGAGGGCGCTGCCCAGGTCGAGCTGCAGAACCTCAAGGCACACTGA
- a CDS encoding DUF2066 domain-containing protein, protein MRLFNILAVGCLALISATAQAESVSGLYQVREPVSGQGAEARAAATIQALDTLVTRLTGDPKAAQSPALAGLRKDPQQIINQVASEAGPPESVLVEFDPGSTERALRKAGLALWGSNRPSILGWWLNDSAEGSNLVGDGQASAQPLRRAAQHRGLPLRLPLADLQEQLVANAEQIEGSDPAALREASGRYGADALLAVHAREADGKWQGKWQLWLGDQREQGTAEGADPAALADAVMLALSSRLAPRYVTRPGASSQLQVQVQGMNLQRYAELARVLEPFGPRLQMAEGSTLTYGVTANREQLRAQLGLAKLQEVPVEQAPAVQPPPAPADAAGAGQPVPAQPAPKPFDGLRFRW, encoded by the coding sequence ATGCGTCTCTTCAATATTCTGGCAGTCGGTTGCCTGGCCCTGATCTCGGCCACTGCCCAGGCTGAAAGTGTCTCCGGCCTGTACCAGGTGCGCGAACCGGTATCCGGGCAGGGCGCCGAAGCCCGTGCCGCGGCTACCATCCAGGCCCTCGATACCCTGGTAACGCGCCTGACCGGCGACCCCAAGGCAGCGCAAAGCCCGGCATTGGCCGGGCTGCGCAAGGACCCGCAGCAAATCATCAACCAGGTCGCCAGCGAAGCCGGGCCACCCGAGTCGGTGCTGGTCGAGTTCGACCCTGGCAGTACCGAACGGGCCTTGCGCAAGGCCGGCCTGGCCTTGTGGGGCAGCAACCGCCCCTCGATCCTCGGCTGGTGGCTGAACGACAGTGCGGAAGGCAGCAACCTGGTCGGTGACGGCCAGGCCAGCGCCCAACCCCTGCGCCGCGCCGCGCAGCACCGTGGCCTGCCGTTGCGCCTGCCTCTGGCCGACCTGCAGGAGCAACTGGTGGCCAATGCCGAGCAGATCGAAGGCAGTGACCCTGCGGCGCTGCGCGAAGCCTCAGGGCGCTACGGCGCCGATGCCTTGCTGGCGGTGCATGCCCGGGAAGCCGACGGCAAGTGGCAGGGCAAATGGCAGCTGTGGCTGGGCGACCAGCGTGAACAAGGCACTGCCGAAGGTGCCGACCCGGCAGCACTGGCCGATGCCGTGATGCTGGCGCTCAGCAGTCGCCTGGCGCCGCGCTACGTCACCCGCCCGGGCGCCAGCAGCCAGTTGCAGGTGCAAGTGCAGGGGATGAACCTGCAGCGCTACGCAGAGCTTGCCCGCGTGCTCGAACCCTTTGGCCCGCGCCTGCAGATGGCCGAAGGCAGCACCCTGACCTACGGCGTGACCGCCAACCGCGAACAGCTGCGCGCCCAGCTTGGCCTGGCCAAGCTGCAGGAAGTACCGGTAGAGCAGGCGCCTGCTGTGCAGCCCCCTCCAGCTCCGGCAGACGCTGCCGGCGCTGGGCAACCAGTGCCGGCCCAGCCAGCACCCAAGCCGTTCGACGGTTTGCGTTTTCGCTGGTAA
- a CDS encoding AI-2E family transporter: MTDVRRWIWLGVALLVAVLLYSLHNILTPFLVGILLAYLADPLVDRLERLGLSRTWGVVVVFGLFTLLLLALLLVLVPLLAKQLVRLYELAPQMLDWLEHVALPWVQSRLGLADGFWKFDKIKAAIGTHMGQTTDIVGVLLSHATASSLALMAWLANMVLIPVVGFYLLRDWDLMMAKLRGLLPRQREPQVMGLAGECHEVLGAFVRGQLMVMVALGIIYSAGLMLVGLELGLLIGMLAGLAAIVPYMGFIIGIGAALVAGLFQFGGDLYPMLGIVAVFMVGQALEGMVLTPLLVGDRIGLHPVAVIFAILAGGELFGFTGVLLALPVAAVIMVLLRHVHDLYKESDMYAGDIDPEL; encoded by the coding sequence GTGACCGACGTACGTCGTTGGATCTGGCTGGGCGTTGCCCTGCTGGTCGCCGTGCTGCTTTACAGCCTGCACAATATTCTTACCCCGTTCCTGGTCGGCATCCTGCTGGCCTACCTGGCCGACCCGCTGGTCGACCGCCTGGAGCGCCTGGGGCTGTCGCGCACCTGGGGCGTGGTGGTGGTTTTCGGCCTGTTTACCTTGCTGTTGCTGGCCTTGCTGCTGGTATTGGTGCCGCTGCTGGCCAAGCAGCTGGTGCGCCTGTACGAACTGGCGCCGCAGATGCTCGACTGGCTCGAGCACGTGGCGCTGCCCTGGGTGCAGAGCCGCCTGGGCCTGGCTGACGGCTTCTGGAAGTTCGACAAGATCAAGGCCGCCATCGGCACGCACATGGGCCAGACCACCGATATCGTCGGCGTGCTGCTGTCCCATGCCACCGCATCGAGCCTGGCGCTGATGGCCTGGCTGGCCAACATGGTGCTGATCCCGGTGGTGGGTTTCTATCTGTTGCGTGACTGGGACCTGATGATGGCCAAGCTGCGTGGCCTGTTGCCGCGCCAGCGTGAGCCGCAAGTGATGGGCCTGGCGGGCGAATGCCATGAAGTGCTGGGGGCGTTCGTGCGCGGGCAATTGATGGTGATGGTGGCCCTGGGCATCATCTATTCGGCCGGGCTGATGCTGGTGGGGCTGGAACTGGGGCTGCTGATCGGCATGCTCGCCGGGCTGGCTGCCATCGTGCCGTACATGGGCTTCATCATCGGCATCGGCGCGGCCTTGGTGGCTGGCCTGTTCCAGTTCGGCGGCGACCTGTACCCGATGCTGGGGATCGTCGCGGTGTTCATGGTCGGGCAGGCGCTGGAAGGCATGGTGCTGACCCCGCTGCTGGTCGGCGACCGTATCGGCCTGCACCCGGTGGCGGTGATCTTCGCGATCCTGGCCGGCGGTGAGCTGTTCGGCTTTACCGGGGTGTTGCTGGCGCTGCCGGTGGCGGCGGTGATCATGGTGCTGCTGCGGCATGTACATGACCTGTACAAGGAATCGGACATGTATGCCGGGGATATCGACCCGGAGTTGTGA
- the hda gene encoding DnaA regulatory inactivator Hda: protein MKPPIQLPLGVRLRDDATFINYYPGANAAALGYVERLCEADAGWTESLIYLWGKQGVGRTHLLQAATHRFQQRGEPAVYLPLAQLLDRGVGLLDYLAQYELVCIDDLHVIAGKADWEEAMFHLFNRLRDSGRRLLLAASASPRELPIKLPDLKSRLTLALVFQMRGLSDEDKLRALQLRASRRGLHLTDEVGHFILTRGARSMSALFDLLERLDQASLQAQRKLTIPFLKETLGW from the coding sequence ATGAAACCACCGATCCAGTTGCCCCTGGGTGTGCGCCTGCGCGATGACGCCACCTTCATCAACTACTATCCGGGCGCCAATGCCGCGGCATTGGGCTACGTCGAGCGGCTATGCGAAGCCGACGCCGGCTGGACCGAGAGCCTTATCTACCTGTGGGGCAAGCAAGGTGTTGGCCGTACCCACCTGCTACAGGCCGCCACCCACCGCTTCCAGCAACGCGGCGAGCCAGCCGTCTACCTGCCACTGGCGCAATTGCTCGATCGTGGCGTAGGGCTGCTCGACTACCTGGCCCAGTACGAACTGGTGTGCATCGACGACCTGCACGTGATCGCCGGCAAGGCTGACTGGGAAGAGGCCATGTTCCACCTGTTCAACCGCCTGCGTGACAGCGGCCGGCGCCTGCTGCTGGCTGCCTCGGCGTCGCCGCGCGAACTGCCGATCAAGCTGCCCGACCTGAAGTCGCGGCTGACCCTGGCCCTGGTGTTCCAGATGCGTGGCCTGTCCGACGAAGACAAGCTGCGTGCCCTGCAACTGCGTGCTTCGCGCCGTGGCCTGCACCTTACCGACGAAGTCGGTCACTTCATCCTCACCCGCGGCGCACGCAGCATGAGTGCGTTGTTCGACCTGCTCGAACGTCTCGACCAGGCCTCGTTGCAGGCACAACGCAAGCTCACCATCCCGTTCCTCAAGGAAACCCTGGGTTGGTAA
- a CDS encoding C40 family peptidase, giving the protein MLKRFAPLVPLALVTLLFGCAAQGPASHSEPQPQDHSPIAAQSAFKAKASSSSVFGEPEELATEDDLEAFSSSKPYQLPALADSILERGMSLIGTRYRFGGTSEKSGFDCSGFIGYLFREEAGVTLPRSTREMINVDAPKVARNKLKPGDLLFFSTNGRGRVSHAGIYLGDNQFIHSSSRRSGGVRIDSLGDRYWSKTFIEAKRALAMAPTTNIARN; this is encoded by the coding sequence ATGCTGAAGCGCTTCGCACCCCTCGTGCCACTCGCACTCGTGACCCTGCTTTTTGGCTGCGCGGCCCAAGGCCCAGCTTCTCATTCAGAGCCGCAGCCCCAGGATCACTCCCCGATCGCCGCACAATCGGCGTTCAAGGCCAAAGCCTCGTCCTCGTCGGTATTCGGCGAGCCGGAAGAGCTGGCCACCGAAGATGACCTGGAGGCTTTCTCCAGCAGCAAGCCTTACCAGTTGCCAGCTCTGGCTGACAGCATTCTCGAGCGCGGCATGTCGCTGATCGGCACCCGCTACCGCTTCGGTGGTACCTCGGAGAAGTCCGGCTTCGACTGCAGTGGTTTCATCGGCTACCTGTTCCGCGAAGAGGCGGGCGTTACCCTGCCGCGTTCCACGCGTGAAATGATCAACGTCGATGCCCCGAAAGTGGCCCGCAACAAGCTCAAGCCAGGTGACCTGCTGTTCTTCAGCACCAATGGTCGCGGCCGCGTGAGCCATGCCGGCATCTACCTGGGTGACAACCAGTTCATCCACTCCAGCAGCCGCCGCAGTGGTGGCGTGCGCATCGACAGCCTCGGTGACCGCTACTGGAGCAAGACCTTCATCGAAGCCAAGCGTGCCTTGGCCATGGCGCCGACCACCAATATCGCGCGCAACTGA
- a CDS encoding C40 family peptidase — MVKMARFAFLSLAALLAACSSRAPAPAPVVQPQVTYSQASPSPIADDVLMRAIGLVGTPYRWGGNTPDSGFDCSGLIKYVYRDAAGISLPRSTREMIVMRAPTVDAKSLQSGDLVFFATSGGSQVSHAGIYVGEGRFVHAPSSGGTVRLDYLSNSYWAKAYLQAKRVIPQGHLAQNP; from the coding sequence ATGGTAAAGATGGCGCGCTTCGCATTTCTCTCCTTGGCAGCCTTGCTTGCTGCCTGCTCCAGCCGTGCGCCTGCGCCGGCCCCTGTGGTACAGCCGCAGGTAACCTATAGCCAGGCCAGCCCTTCGCCGATTGCCGATGACGTGCTGATGCGTGCTATCGGCCTGGTGGGCACGCCTTATCGCTGGGGCGGCAACACACCGGACTCCGGTTTCGATTGCAGTGGTCTGATCAAGTACGTCTACCGTGATGCTGCCGGCATCAGCCTGCCGCGTTCGACGCGTGAGATGATCGTCATGCGCGCGCCAACCGTGGATGCCAAGTCGCTGCAGTCCGGTGACCTGGTGTTCTTCGCCACCAGTGGCGGCTCGCAGGTCAGCCATGCTGGCATTTATGTCGGGGAAGGGCGCTTCGTGCATGCACCTTCCAGCGGTGGCACGGTGCGCCTGGACTACCTGTCCAACAGCTACTGGGCCAAGGCTTACCTGCAGGCCAAACGCGTCATTCCGCAAGGGCATCTGGCGCAGAACCCCTGA
- a CDS encoding PQQ-dependent sugar dehydrogenase, producing the protein MKHLMPWLLAASLTACGETALLNVLDGSGPTPQLPAPVKTTLPTVNIAPAVGWPKDAKPEAAPGTQVKAFASGLDHPRWLYLLPNGDVLVAETNAPPKPEDGKGLRGWVMKKVMKRAGAGVPSANRITLLRDADHDGVAEIRTTFIEELNSPFGMALVGKDLYVANTDRLLRFHYEPGAMQIRNEGQPVVELPGGPLNHHWTKNVIASPDGKKLFVTVGSNSNVGENGMDKEQGRAAVWEVDPASGQHRLFATGLRNPNGLAWEPHSGALWTAVNERDEIGSDLVPDYITSVKDGGFYGWPYSYYGRHVDERMQPPAPEKVAQALVPDYAVGPHTASLGLAFAQPNGLPPPFEEGAFVGQHGSWNRKPHSGYKVIFVPFDPSGKPSGKPVDLLTGFLDEHGKAQGRPVGVITDGRGGVLVADDVGNVVWRVSKAPPVLRGSAPDALAE; encoded by the coding sequence ATGAAACACCTGATGCCTTGGCTATTGGCCGCCAGCCTGACTGCCTGCGGCGAAACCGCCCTGCTGAATGTACTCGACGGCAGTGGCCCAACCCCCCAGCTGCCTGCTCCGGTCAAGACCACCCTCCCCACCGTGAATATCGCCCCGGCAGTGGGCTGGCCCAAGGACGCCAAGCCCGAAGCAGCACCAGGCACTCAGGTGAAAGCGTTCGCCAGCGGACTCGACCACCCTCGCTGGCTATACCTGCTGCCCAACGGCGACGTGCTGGTAGCTGAAACCAATGCCCCGCCCAAACCCGAAGATGGCAAGGGCCTGCGCGGTTGGGTCATGAAGAAGGTGATGAAGCGGGCAGGTGCAGGCGTGCCCAGCGCCAACCGCATTACCCTGCTACGGGATGCCGACCACGACGGCGTGGCTGAAATCCGCACGACCTTCATCGAAGAGCTCAACTCACCGTTCGGCATGGCCCTGGTCGGCAAGGACCTCTACGTCGCCAACACCGACAGGCTGCTGCGCTTTCACTACGAGCCCGGTGCCATGCAAATTCGCAATGAAGGCCAGCCGGTAGTCGAGTTGCCAGGCGGGCCGCTCAACCACCACTGGACCAAGAACGTCATCGCCAGCCCCGATGGCAAGAAGCTTTTCGTGACGGTCGGCTCCAACAGCAACGTAGGCGAAAACGGTATGGACAAGGAACAGGGACGCGCCGCGGTCTGGGAAGTGGACCCCGCCAGCGGCCAGCACCGCCTGTTCGCCACCGGCCTGCGCAACCCTAACGGCCTGGCCTGGGAGCCGCACAGCGGCGCGTTGTGGACGGCAGTCAACGAGCGTGACGAGATCGGTAGCGATCTGGTACCGGACTACATCACTTCCGTGAAGGACGGCGGTTTCTATGGTTGGCCCTACAGCTACTACGGCCGCCACGTGGACGAGCGCATGCAACCGCCAGCGCCTGAAAAAGTAGCCCAGGCGCTAGTGCCCGACTACGCCGTGGGCCCACACACGGCATCGCTGGGGCTGGCATTCGCCCAACCGAATGGGCTACCACCGCCCTTCGAAGAAGGGGCATTCGTGGGCCAGCACGGGTCGTGGAACCGCAAGCCGCACAGTGGCTACAAGGTGATTTTCGTGCCGTTCGACCCTTCAGGAAAACCTTCGGGCAAGCCTGTGGACCTGCTTACCGGTTTTCTGGATGAGCATGGCAAGGCCCAAGGGCGCCCGGTCGGCGTGATCACCGACGGGCGTGGCGGCGTGCTGGTAGCCGATGATGTCGGCAATGTGGTCTGGCGGGTGAGCAAAGCCCCGCCTGTCCTCAGGGGTTCTGCGCCAGATGCCCTTGCGGAATGA
- a CDS encoding DUF3077 domain-containing protein: protein MTTEDTKCTVGKTIFFQGENQTHPLFRIEPGISCQNAREQASELIGYARDLTIDGLMEDKPKLIWAAHYLCALGKALLDDAELGMMR, encoded by the coding sequence ATGACCACCGAAGACACGAAATGCACAGTCGGCAAAACCATATTCTTTCAAGGTGAAAACCAGACCCACCCCCTGTTCCGCATCGAACCCGGTATCTCCTGCCAGAACGCCCGCGAACAAGCCTCGGAATTGATCGGCTATGCACGGGACCTGACCATCGACGGCCTGATGGAAGACAAGCCAAAGCTGATCTGGGCCGCGCACTACCTTTGCGCCTTGGGCAAAGCGCTGCTGGATGATGCCGAACTCGGCATGATGCGTTAG